A DNA window from Luteolibacter luteus contains the following coding sequences:
- a CDS encoding TlpA disulfide reductase family protein translates to MKTIIASLLLAASATATYAQKPGDSVTPETLGKLEWVKGEAPREWEPGKVYILECWATWCGPCLAAIPHVDELYDKYSEKGLRVIGVNVWEDGKDKVAEFVTKKGDGMSYPVAYTGKGGAFEKEWLTPAGVKGIPHAFVVKDGKVILATHPMQISNDVIEGLLAGGEAQEKVLTSIKEAEKKQGQIGETMQAFRAAAAKKDTAGMEKAIADLKALDETSRYVPAMNFELLVAKGDWTGVETNVKSLAGDPMGRVMVGLAAQRSVKEPQAPESFRKMISEELSKLLAEKGQPYEFQTLTQVQWSLGDKEAAKISAAKAADSAKELQKTAPRFPVTPFERYAEAVAKGELPTTEQVGEWTREAMEAAKAAEAAGETKKEG, encoded by the coding sequence GTGAAAACGATCATCGCCTCCCTGCTCCTTGCAGCCTCCGCCACCGCTACTTACGCCCAGAAACCCGGTGACAGCGTCACCCCCGAAACCCTCGGCAAGCTCGAGTGGGTCAAGGGTGAGGCACCGAGGGAATGGGAACCGGGAAAAGTTTACATCCTCGAGTGCTGGGCCACTTGGTGCGGCCCGTGCCTGGCTGCGATTCCCCACGTGGACGAGCTTTACGACAAGTATTCGGAAAAGGGACTCCGCGTGATCGGCGTGAACGTGTGGGAAGACGGCAAGGACAAGGTCGCTGAATTCGTCACCAAGAAAGGCGATGGCATGTCCTATCCGGTCGCATACACCGGAAAGGGCGGCGCTTTCGAGAAGGAGTGGCTCACGCCCGCCGGAGTGAAGGGCATCCCGCACGCTTTCGTGGTGAAGGACGGGAAGGTGATCCTGGCCACCCATCCGATGCAGATCAGCAACGACGTGATCGAGGGCCTGCTGGCAGGCGGGGAAGCCCAGGAGAAAGTGCTCACCTCCATCAAGGAAGCCGAAAAGAAGCAGGGCCAGATCGGCGAGACGATGCAGGCTTTCCGCGCCGCCGCGGCGAAGAAGGACACCGCCGGAATGGAGAAGGCGATCGCCGACCTGAAGGCTCTGGACGAAACGAGCCGCTATGTTCCGGCAATGAACTTCGAACTGCTGGTGGCCAAGGGCGACTGGACGGGCGTGGAAACGAATGTGAAGTCCCTCGCAGGCGACCCGATGGGACGAGTCATGGTAGGATTGGCGGCGCAGCGTTCCGTGAAGGAGCCGCAAGCCCCGGAATCCTTCCGCAAGATGATCAGCGAAGAGCTTTCGAAGCTGCTGGCGGAAAAGGGCCAGCCTTACGAATTCCAGACGCTGACCCAAGTCCAGTGGTCGCTGGGCGACAAGGAAGCCGCCAAGATCTCTGCAGCGAAGGCCGCCGACTCGGCCAAGGAACTCCAAAAGACGGCTCCGAGATTCCCGGTAACGCCTTTCGAGCGCTACGCCGAGGCAGTGGCCAAGGGTGAGCTACCAACGACCGAACAAGTGGGCGAATGGACGCGCGAGGCAATGGAAGCGGCAAAGGCCGCCGAGGCCGCTGGCGAGACCAAGAAGGAAGGCTGA
- a CDS encoding GYF domain-containing protein, giving the protein MTAQDQQWFYSTQGERFGPVGFDYLLELSQSGKLDPRNDLVWTTSLSDWEPAGEIEGLFERRAVQSRHEDSLAGTESLSQTGEYVSPVIVPKGHQGGTGRIGYIMGTVVLPSLILTGWGVAIGFMKPYVPMPYQNYLPMVAPPLVGILALVSQVKRFHNLGMSGWWTLGLLIPVLNLWLLYRCVACPAGYAGVKRLDGIGKLLAFLYWAGILAAIGLVVAGLAGSFGVMKDSGMLEDLLKQFKELRSAALPDR; this is encoded by the coding sequence GTGACCGCCCAAGACCAGCAGTGGTTTTATTCGACCCAAGGGGAGCGTTTCGGTCCCGTGGGTTTCGACTATTTGCTAGAGCTTTCCCAGTCCGGCAAGCTGGACCCGCGGAATGATCTGGTGTGGACCACGAGCCTTAGCGACTGGGAGCCCGCTGGCGAGATCGAGGGGCTTTTCGAGCGCCGTGCGGTCCAGAGCCGCCACGAAGATTCCCTGGCAGGCACCGAATCCCTCTCTCAGACCGGGGAGTATGTCTCGCCGGTGATCGTGCCAAAGGGGCATCAGGGGGGCACCGGGCGGATCGGCTACATCATGGGCACCGTGGTTTTGCCCTCCTTGATCCTCACCGGCTGGGGAGTGGCCATAGGCTTCATGAAGCCCTACGTGCCCATGCCCTATCAGAATTACCTGCCGATGGTTGCCCCGCCCTTGGTCGGCATCCTCGCGCTCGTATCTCAGGTAAAGCGCTTCCACAATCTCGGCATGAGCGGCTGGTGGACCCTCGGCCTTTTGATTCCCGTCCTCAATCTCTGGCTTCTCTACCGCTGCGTCGCCTGTCCCGCGGGTTATGCCGGCGTCAAGCGCCTCGATGGGATTGGCAAGCTGCTCGCCTTCCTCTACTGGGCTGGCATTCTCGCTGCCATCGGCTTGGTAGTTGCGGGCTTGGCCGGCTCCTTTGGCGTCATGAAGGATTCCGGCATGCTGGAGGACCTCCTGAAGCAGTTCAAGGAGCTACGCTCCGCAGCTCTTCCTGATCGCTAG
- the rpmB gene encoding 50S ribosomal protein L28: MARVCSIRGSRVRSGGKINRSGLAKKKGGIGRHVTKVVKRKVAPNLQSKRIWVPELGRYVRLTLSAKAIKTINKNGAHATLKEAGLI; encoded by the coding sequence ATGGCCCGCGTCTGCAGCATCCGAGGAAGCCGAGTCCGTTCCGGCGGCAAGATCAACCGTTCCGGTCTCGCTAAGAAAAAGGGCGGTATCGGCCGTCACGTCACCAAAGTCGTGAAGCGCAAGGTGGCTCCGAATCTCCAATCCAAGCGCATCTGGGTTCCAGAGCTGGGCCGTTACGTCCGCCTCACCCTCAGCGCCAAGGCAATCAAGACCATCAACAAGAACGGCGCCCACGCCACCTTGAAGGAAGCCGGTCTCATCTAA
- a CDS encoding aspartate 1-decarboxylase — protein sequence MTTSPRTGFFPPAMLHQVLKSKLHRAMITAADVEYEGSIEIPTDLMETVGLWAGEKVLVASITTGNRLETYAQPGPPGTGQIIINGGAAHRIKKGERVAIMAFGLSEIPVVAKKVVLDEENRVIRDGR from the coding sequence TTGACGACCTCTCCCCGCACCGGTTTCTTCCCGCCCGCCATGCTCCATCAGGTGCTCAAATCGAAGCTTCACCGTGCGATGATCACCGCTGCCGACGTCGAGTACGAAGGCAGCATTGAGATCCCGACCGATCTCATGGAAACCGTCGGCCTGTGGGCAGGCGAGAAGGTCCTGGTGGCCTCCATCACGACGGGTAACCGTCTTGAAACCTACGCCCAGCCCGGTCCTCCAGGTACGGGCCAGATCATCATCAACGGCGGCGCCGCCCATCGGATCAAGAAGGGCGAACGCGTGGCGATCATGGCCTTCGGGCTTTCGGAAATTCCGGTAGTTGCAAAGAAGGTAGTCCTCGACGAAGAAAATCGCGTGATTCGCGACGGTCGTTGA